The Phycisphaerae bacterium genomic interval AAGACATTGGTAGGAAACAGAGCGTCTTGCCCGTAGCGAGAACAGTCGCGGCAGACGTAGGTCTTGAGATAGTGCCCGCCGGGACAGATCCTGTCCCGGCGGGTCTTTCTTGCGCGAAATCGCGCCGGCGTGCGAGCAACCACGGCTGTTCGGTCAACTTCATGTTGAATGATGGCGTGGGCGGCGGTTCACCGGACGCTTACGATGGTTTGGCGCGCAGTGAGCCCGATGCCGGAAAAACAGAACAAACGTGAGCGTCCACTGAGCCACATGACAAAGTGCCGCTGAGCAACAAGCGGCGGCGGGTCTTGCCCCCGCATTGACGAGCCATACCCTCAGCACCTATATTCGTAGCCCATGGCAAGCTCGCTGGCCACCAGGATTGTTCTGCAGCGCGGCGACATTACTAAGGTCGCAGCAGATGCGATCGTCAATGCCGCCAATACCTCTCTTCTGGGCGGCGGCGGGGTGGACGGGGCCATTCACCGGGCTGCCGGACCTGAGTTGCTGGCCGAATGCCGGAAACTCGGCGGTTGTCCCACTGGATCAGCCAGGATCACCAAGGGCTACCGCCTGCCGGCGCGGTACGTGATCCATTGTGTCGGGCCGGTTTACCACGGGGGCCGGTCCGGCGAGGCCCAACTCCTGGCCAGTTGCTACGAGACCGCTTTGCGGCTGGCGGTCGAAAACGGATGCAAGACCGTTGCTTTTCCCGCGATCAGTTGCGGGGTCTACGGATACCCGCTGGCCGAGGCCGCCAGAATCGCCCTCCAGCAGGTGGCGTCATTCCTTCAAGACAATCAGCAGATCGAACAGGTAGTTTTCGTCCTGTTTGATGAGCGAGCATACCAGGCCTTCGACCGCGCCTATTGCGAACGCTTTGGACCCAAACCGGAGATGACATCGTGAAACTGAGCTGGGAACGTCGACAACTCAGACTCCGCCACCCTTTCAACATCGCCAGAATGCCCATGTCCGACAGCACGGACAAGACAGTGCTTCTGGCTCGGATCGAGCACGACGGACTGGTAGGTTGGGGAGAGGCTGCCCCGATCTCATTCTATCACCAGTCGTTCGATTCGGCCGAAGCGACTCTTTCAAAGATCGGCGATATGCTGGGCAATGATCCGTTCGCTTTGGATGCTATTCTGGATAACCTTCTGAAGAGATTCCCAGGCGAATCCGCCGCCATTTGTGCGATCGACGGGGCTCTTCACGACCTTATCGGCAAGATTCTCAAGGTGCCGTTGTGGAAGATGTTCGGCCTGGACCGCTCGCGGATGCCTCTAACGTCGATGACCATTGGGATCGATAAGCCGGAGGTCATGGCGGCCAAGGTCCGTGAAGCTGCCGCCTTCCCGATTCTCAAGGTCAAGGTGGGCACGCCCGACGACGAGATCATCCTCAACACCGTCCGCCGGGAGGCACCCAATAAGACAATTCGCGTCGACGCCAACTGCGGTTGGTCGTCAGAGAATGCCTTCGAACGATGTAAGCTGATGGCGGATTACAAGGTTGAGTTCATCGAGCAGCCGACCAGGCCCGGCGATAACGACGTTCTTCCGAGGCTGAGGGAAGCCGGCCTGGGACCGCTATACGCCGATGAAAGCTGCGTCACGGTGAAGGATGTCCTGTTCTGTGTCGGCTTTTTTGACGGAATCAACATCAAACTCAGCAAGTGCGGTGGAATTCGCCAGGCGATGAAAATGATCCACGTGGCCCGCGCGGCCGGGCTCAAGATCATGCTGGGGTGCATGACCGAAACGTCCGTCGGCATCGCGGCAGCGGCACAATTGGGACCCATGGTCGATCATCTCGACCTGGACGGACATCTTCTTCTGGCCAATGATCCGTTCACAGGCTTGGGGGGAGAGGGAGGGCGACTGACGCTTACCGACGCGCCGGGGCTCGGCATCAGGGAGCTCACGTAGGCGCACGCCGTTCTACCGGACCTGCGCAGAGACGGGACTTGGGGTGGTGAGTCCGCCTGATGCGGGGTCGCCGACCGCTCTATCGTCGTACCCCGGCCCGTCAACACGCACGCAGTTGCGGCCCGATGCCTTCGCGGCATACAAAGCGCCATCCGCATGCCGGAGAAGATCATCCGGGCAGCGAAAGCCGGCATCTCGCTGCGACACACCGATACTGATTGTGGCCCTCAACACCAGACCGTCGTACCTGGTCTCCTCTTGCCCCACCGCTTGGCGCAGGCATTCCGCCATCATGGCCGCCTTCTCCATTGGGGTATCGGGACAAATGAGCACGAATTCCTCTCCACCGCAGCGGAATACCGGTTCGCTGGAGCGAGTGTGCTTCGCCAGAGTCGACGCCACGGCTTTCAGGACCATGTCACCGGCATCATGACCATAGTTGTCATTGAACTGCTTGAAGTGATCAACATCTATTACCATGCAGGACAACGGCCGGTTGTTGCGAGAGGCCGTTTCCCAGCAGTGTTTCAGACGTTCCATCATGACCCGACGGTTCGCCAGGCCGGTCAATTCATCAGTGGCGGCCATCTCCCTGAGCCTGCGATTGAGCAGACTCAGTTCCGCGTTGACCTTGTGAATCTCCCGGTTTTGCCTTGCCAGATGGGCCTCAAGATCAATAATGCGAGCCGCCGCCTTCAGACGGGCCAGCAACTCGGTTTTTCGAGGTGGTTTGGTCAGGAAATCATCCGCCCCGGCGTCGAATGCCTCGACCACGCGGTCAGTGTGCGACGTCAGAATGATCACATACACGAAACCCACCGTCTCCGAATGTCGGATTTCATGGCAGAGCTGCAGCCCGTTCATGAACGGCATTTCCCAATCGGCGATCACGATCTGCGGGCCGACATCATTGAGAATACGTAATGCCTCCATGCCGTTTGGGGCGGCAAACACCACGTACCCGGCATTGGTCAGAAGCCCCTCAAGCACTCGACGAGTCGAAGGCTCATCGTCGGCGACCAGCACTTTGCGCCCTTGCGGGCAATCGGGCCGCTCGTTCGAGGTGGCCGCCGTCACCGGCGCCGGATTCTCAACGAGGCCTGCTCCAATCCCTCCGATTACCCCTGACTCGCGCCGGAGGGCAGATTCCAGTTCATCTCTCTTTGCGTATTCAGCCATTTAAACCGAGGCCGCCTTCGGCAGCGACCAGAACATGCCCGCGACTTGCGCGCATGACGAGCCCTCAGCATCCAATCCATGATAAGG includes:
- a CDS encoding O-acetyl-ADP-ribose deacetylase; this encodes MASSLATRIVLQRGDITKVAADAIVNAANTSLLGGGGVDGAIHRAAGPELLAECRKLGGCPTGSARITKGYRLPARYVIHCVGPVYHGGRSGEAQLLASCYETALRLAVENGCKTVAFPAISCGVYGYPLAEAARIALQQVASFLQDNQQIEQVVFVLFDERAYQAFDRAYCERFGPKPEMTS
- a CDS encoding diguanylate cyclase, which produces MAEYAKRDELESALRRESGVIGGIGAGLVENPAPVTAATSNERPDCPQGRKVLVADDEPSTRRVLEGLLTNAGYVVFAAPNGMEALRILNDVGPQIVIADWEMPFMNGLQLCHEIRHSETVGFVYVIILTSHTDRVVEAFDAGADDFLTKPPRKTELLARLKAAARIIDLEAHLARQNREIHKVNAELSLLNRRLREMAATDELTGLANRRVMMERLKHCWETASRNNRPLSCMVIDVDHFKQFNDNYGHDAGDMVLKAVASTLAKHTRSSEPVFRCGGEEFVLICPDTPMEKAAMMAECLRQAVGQEETRYDGLVLRATISIGVSQRDAGFRCPDDLLRHADGALYAAKASGRNCVRVDGPGYDDRAVGDPASGGLTTPSPVSAQVR
- a CDS encoding dipeptide epimerase codes for the protein MKLSWERRQLRLRHPFNIARMPMSDSTDKTVLLARIEHDGLVGWGEAAPISFYHQSFDSAEATLSKIGDMLGNDPFALDAILDNLLKRFPGESAAICAIDGALHDLIGKILKVPLWKMFGLDRSRMPLTSMTIGIDKPEVMAAKVREAAAFPILKVKVGTPDDEIILNTVRREAPNKTIRVDANCGWSSENAFERCKLMADYKVEFIEQPTRPGDNDVLPRLREAGLGPLYADESCVTVKDVLFCVGFFDGINIKLSKCGGIRQAMKMIHVARAAGLKIMLGCMTETSVGIAAAAQLGPMVDHLDLDGHLLLANDPFTGLGGEGGRLTLTDAPGLGIRELT